One Candidatus Korarchaeum sp. DNA segment encodes these proteins:
- a CDS encoding 4-hydroxybenzoate octaprenyltransferase has translation MGFRAYIRMLRITHTLFSLPFAYVGALAAGLKDPVDALMIGVALFSARSVAILSNDLFDRDLDSYNPRTSGRPLVTGEAHPSVVASLIVVFSFIFSLAALYFNWLAFFLSFPILVAELSYPFAKRVHCFPHLHLGAILGASPLAGAIAISGSLERLPWGYSIALALWVAGFDVIYSLQDVEFDRKFAVRSIPACFGESAALNVAAIMHLSSFLILVITSAVGLISLISIISYGFLLLIENIKARMGKYKEAFDLNIVIGLLLGLGVMSDYLVQRPLGG, from the coding sequence TTGGGATTTAGAGCGTACATCAGGATGCTTAGGATCACCCACACATTGTTCAGCCTCCCCTTCGCGTACGTGGGGGCTTTAGCAGCTGGCCTTAAGGATCCGGTGGATGCCCTGATGATAGGAGTGGCCCTCTTCTCAGCTAGATCTGTAGCCATACTGTCCAACGACCTCTTCGATAGGGACCTGGATTCCTATAACCCTAGGACATCGGGAAGGCCCCTGGTGACGGGTGAGGCGCATCCATCAGTAGTAGCATCGCTGATAGTCGTCTTCTCCTTCATCTTCTCCTTAGCTGCCTTGTACTTCAACTGGCTCGCTTTCTTCCTATCCTTCCCGATATTGGTGGCTGAGCTATCCTACCCGTTCGCGAAGAGAGTGCACTGCTTCCCACACCTCCACTTAGGCGCTATTCTCGGAGCATCACCGTTAGCGGGAGCTATAGCGATCAGTGGCAGTTTAGAGAGACTGCCCTGGGGTTACTCGATAGCGTTAGCTCTATGGGTAGCCGGTTTCGATGTCATCTACTCACTTCAGGACGTCGAGTTCGATAGGAAGTTCGCTGTAAGGTCAATACCCGCGTGCTTCGGTGAGTCCGCTGCCCTCAATGTGGCGGCGATCATGCACCTATCCTCCTTCCTGATCCTAGTGATCACATCGGCCGTTGGGCTCATCTCACTAATTTCGATAATTTCTTACGGCTTTCTGCTGCTAATAGAAAATATTAAAGCTAGGATGGGCAAATATAAGGAAGCTTTTGATCTAAATATCGTCATCGGACTCCTCCTCGGCTTGGGGGTCATGTCGGATTACCTCGTCCAGCGACCCCTCGGCGGATGA
- a CDS encoding metallophosphoesterase family protein — protein sequence MRWLIVSDAHGNYDALRKVLDSESYDEIIFLGDAVDYGPQPAETLDLLRDVGSVLLKGNHDAAAAHGISCMCREELRPLSEYTRANVTLRMLSKEDLEFLARLPDKVELLPDGLHAYAVHASPRDRLYGYVMPDLSDEELEYQLHEFSPTGPRKLDHDLVLLGHTHRAMIRGIRGSRILNPGSVGQPRDGDPRASYALLESGKLELRRVRYDVESVVRKIRGLNLEKWAEGLLVRIIRSGSIEEALGP from the coding sequence ATGAGGTGGCTCATAGTATCTGATGCTCATGGGAATTACGATGCCCTGAGGAAGGTGCTGGATAGCGAGAGCTACGATGAGATCATCTTCTTAGGAGATGCGGTCGATTACGGCCCTCAGCCTGCGGAGACTCTGGACTTACTCAGGGATGTGGGCTCGGTCCTCCTCAAGGGTAATCACGATGCAGCCGCGGCTCACGGGATAAGCTGCATGTGCAGGGAGGAGCTCAGGCCCCTCAGCGAGTACACGAGAGCTAACGTTACATTGAGGATGCTCTCCAAGGAGGATCTGGAATTCCTAGCGAGGCTTCCCGATAAAGTCGAGCTCCTTCCGGATGGGCTTCATGCATACGCTGTTCACGCTTCCCCGAGGGATCGCCTTTACGGTTACGTAATGCCTGATTTGAGCGACGAGGAACTTGAGTATCAACTACACGAGTTCAGCCCAACTGGACCTAGGAAGCTTGATCACGATCTAGTGCTCCTGGGTCACACTCATAGAGCGATGATAAGGGGAATAAGGGGCTCTAGGATCCTGAACCCCGGTTCCGTCGGCCAACCCAGGGATGGCGATCCCAGAGCATCGTACGCCCTTCTGGAGAGCGGGAAGCTGGAGCTGAGGAGGGTACGTTACGATGTTGAGAGTGTAGTGAGGAAGATAAGGGGCTTGAATCTGGAGAAGTGGGCTGAGGGCCTACTAGTCAGAATAATAAGATCAGGCTCCATTGAAGAGGCTTTAGGCCCCTGA
- a CDS encoding DMT family transporter, whose amino-acid sequence MGRVERMGLREWSLLLILSIIWGSSFLFMGILVRELPPLTITALRLSIAALLLNLVSAPRRFPFREFLILGMMNNTIPYVLILWGQVYVASSLASILNSTAPFFTSILAHFLTEDERLTRGKVFGVTVGFSGTFIMLGPDALRSDHDLMGQLMILSGVLCYSYATVFGRRLYGMGLSAEAIASGQLTAAALTALPLALILDDPWALHNISPRAWVSLIGLSVLSTALAYLIFFRILESSGATQVNLVTLLIPITATLLCTTILGEELEDRHLLGMAVILLGLSIVDGRLPEWLRERTICFSRR is encoded by the coding sequence ATGGGAAGAGTCGAGAGGATGGGATTGAGGGAATGGTCCCTGTTGCTCATCCTATCGATCATATGGGGAAGCTCGTTCCTCTTCATGGGCATACTAGTGAGGGAGCTTCCTCCTCTGACTATAACGGCTCTTCGCCTCAGCATAGCTGCTCTCCTACTTAACTTAGTATCTGCACCTAGGAGGTTTCCCTTTAGGGAATTCCTGATCTTGGGAATGATGAACAACACGATCCCCTATGTCCTCATCCTCTGGGGGCAGGTTTACGTTGCTAGTAGTCTCGCATCAATACTGAACTCAACGGCCCCCTTCTTCACATCGATACTGGCTCACTTCCTCACAGAGGATGAGAGGCTAACTAGGGGGAAGGTGTTTGGGGTAACTGTAGGGTTCTCGGGTACGTTCATTATGCTTGGACCAGACGCTCTGAGATCCGATCATGACCTAATGGGTCAGCTTATGATCCTTTCAGGTGTGTTATGCTACTCCTACGCCACGGTCTTCGGTAGGAGGCTCTACGGGATGGGTTTATCAGCCGAAGCAATAGCTTCAGGTCAGCTGACAGCAGCTGCGCTAACAGCTTTACCCCTAGCGCTCATCTTGGACGATCCTTGGGCACTCCATAACATATCTCCGAGGGCTTGGGTATCCTTAATCGGTCTCTCAGTTCTCTCCACGGCCCTAGCTTACCTCATATTCTTCAGGATACTCGAGTCGTCCGGAGCGACGCAAGTAAACCTAGTGACGCTCCTCATCCCCATAACAGCGACCCTCCTCTGCACGACCATACTTGGGGAGGAACTAGAGGATAGGCACCTCTTGGGAATGGCCGTTATCCTGCTGGGCCTTTCCATAGTGGATGGGAGACTCCCCGAGTGGTTAAGGGAGAGAACCATCTGTTTTTCTAGGAGATAG
- a CDS encoding UbiD family decarboxylase: MELEVGFLSLREFLRRLEELGELRKVRAKVSVDLEIAEILRRVARGGPAILFENVEGFDGWRIVGNLFSKIERVKMALNVDKLEEPGERLVSVLKGPPLTIGEKVRALGEIISLGRYMPKLTGADWKSGKWDRPDLLKIPAIKTWPKDASRFFTFPIVITKDPLTGIHHLGVYRMQVVDSLTTGMHWHIHKRGAAYMERYEDEMPVAVAVGVDPALAFAAVAPVPEGIDSYLFAGIISGRAIEVTRGEETGLLIPSQAELVIEGEVPKGELLEEGPFGDHMGYYTPPAPFPVFRARAVYTRENPIFHATVVGYPWLEDSVIGKAVERVFLPLARMILPDLVDMNLPEHGLFHGLAVISIRKRYPGHARSVAMGLLGMGQFSLTKVVVVVDQDVNVHDINEVIYAIASTVDPRRDVQIIENTVTDELDHASTVPRLGSKMIIDATRKLREEIGREWPERVEPDPEVSRRVDERWGEFGI, encoded by the coding sequence ATGGAACTGGAGGTAGGTTTCTTGAGCTTGAGGGAGTTCCTCAGAAGACTTGAGGAGTTAGGGGAGCTCAGGAAGGTGAGAGCTAAGGTCAGCGTGGATTTAGAGATAGCTGAGATACTGAGGAGGGTGGCTAGAGGGGGACCAGCCATCCTATTTGAGAACGTAGAGGGATTCGATGGATGGAGGATCGTTGGAAACCTTTTCTCCAAGATAGAGAGGGTTAAGATGGCTCTCAATGTCGATAAGCTCGAGGAACCTGGGGAGAGACTCGTTAGCGTTCTCAAGGGTCCACCGCTCACCATCGGTGAGAAGGTGAGGGCTCTCGGTGAGATCATCTCACTAGGCAGGTACATGCCCAAGCTAACGGGTGCCGATTGGAAGAGCGGGAAGTGGGATAGACCTGACCTCCTGAAGATACCAGCGATAAAGACGTGGCCTAAGGACGCTTCTAGGTTCTTCACCTTCCCGATAGTGATCACCAAGGATCCCCTGACGGGGATACACCATCTGGGAGTCTACAGGATGCAGGTGGTGGACAGCCTCACCACGGGGATGCACTGGCACATCCACAAGAGGGGGGCTGCTTACATGGAGAGGTATGAGGATGAGATGCCCGTTGCAGTGGCCGTAGGCGTCGATCCGGCTCTGGCTTTCGCAGCAGTTGCTCCGGTACCTGAGGGGATAGACAGCTACCTCTTCGCGGGTATAATCTCAGGAAGAGCCATCGAGGTCACGAGAGGAGAGGAGACAGGCCTCCTGATCCCCTCCCAAGCGGAGTTAGTGATCGAAGGGGAGGTACCTAAGGGTGAGCTCCTTGAGGAGGGGCCCTTCGGCGATCACATGGGGTACTACACACCACCGGCACCCTTCCCGGTATTCAGAGCCAGAGCCGTTTACACTCGGGAGAACCCCATATTCCACGCCACCGTGGTCGGTTACCCCTGGCTCGAGGACTCGGTGATAGGAAAGGCTGTGGAGAGGGTTTTCCTACCTCTCGCCAGGATGATATTACCTGACCTGGTGGACATGAACCTCCCTGAGCACGGGCTCTTCCACGGTCTGGCTGTGATATCGATAAGGAAGCGTTATCCGGGTCACGCGAGGAGCGTTGCCATGGGGTTGCTGGGGATGGGGCAGTTCTCCCTCACTAAGGTCGTGGTGGTGGTTGACCAGGATGTCAACGTGCACGATATCAACGAGGTGATCTACGCCATAGCGAGCACTGTGGATCCTAGGAGGGACGTTCAGATAATAGAGAACACTGTGACCGATGAGCTCGATCACGCTAGTACTGTCCCTAGGCTGGGAAGCAAGATGATAATAGATGCCACTAGGAAGCTCAGGGAGGAGATCGGGAGAGAGTGGCCTGAGAGAGTGGAGCCCGACCCTGAGGTATCCAGGAGGGTGGACGAGAGGTGGGGTGAGTTTGGGATTTAG
- a CDS encoding ATP-binding cassette domain-containing protein, with protein sequence MVEVMLEALDIRKSFSEPVLNGVSLTLGRDEVLGVVGPNACGKTTLLRILAGLERADHGEVRREGKVALVFQEDRLLPWKTLLENICLGLKYSGIRGDAALERALKYSEKLGLNRSDLGSYPLKVSGGTRRKASIARALALEPEIVLMDEPFTGLDFRTMSVIKSTFNELLRELGSSTIIVSHQLEELLAIADRCLIMTPKPSRIAEEAVLRGLSLEDRLERVKSILLRMIGGHI encoded by the coding sequence ATGGTCGAGGTGATGTTGGAGGCTCTTGACATAAGGAAGAGCTTCAGTGAACCTGTTCTGAACGGTGTAAGCCTCACCTTGGGGAGAGATGAGGTCCTAGGGGTGGTCGGCCCGAATGCTTGTGGTAAGACGACGCTCCTCAGGATACTCGCGGGCCTGGAAAGGGCCGATCATGGGGAAGTGCGAAGGGAGGGTAAGGTAGCTCTGGTATTCCAGGAGGACAGACTCCTCCCGTGGAAGACCCTGTTGGAGAACATCTGCTTGGGGTTGAAGTACTCGGGGATCAGGGGGGATGCTGCTCTGGAGAGGGCCCTAAAGTACTCCGAGAAACTGGGACTCAATAGGTCGGATCTGGGATCTTACCCGCTCAAGGTCAGCGGTGGTACCAGGAGGAAGGCTTCCATAGCTAGGGCCCTAGCGCTGGAACCTGAGATAGTGCTCATGGACGAACCCTTCACGGGACTTGACTTTCGGACCATGTCAGTCATCAAATCCACGTTCAACGAGCTTTTGAGGGAGCTGGGTTCTTCGACGATCATAGTATCGCACCAGCTGGAGGAACTGCTGGCTATAGCCGATAGGTGCTTGATAATGACACCGAAGCCATCCAGGATCGCGGAGGAGGCAGTGCTGAGGGGTCTCTCCCTCGAAGACAGGTTGGAGAGGGTCAAGTCCATCCTCCTGAGGATGATAGGGGGGCATATCTGA
- a CDS encoding ABC transporter permease subunit: MGEILSLVLLLSSWILLSIQRTLPSPWDVLTYISGLEPKRLLSHVLLTLFNSTSGFSLALISSLALGVVSHRSHLVRGFTGGICSVFNSTSALIWSLVLVSTVGVLSPLSPILVVAAVTFPQLLSTVTTALDSVDRQLLEVVRSLGGSPIDEYFDIIIPSSLPALISSSRIAVGLGLRISVVAEAFGSSGGIGYMIMRSYNLADIRGVLAWSLLLIILVITVDYVILRSIEKRSMRWSR; this comes from the coding sequence TTGGGTGAGATCCTATCCCTAGTTCTCCTGCTCTCATCCTGGATCCTGCTCTCGATCCAGCGTACGCTCCCGTCACCCTGGGATGTTTTGACTTACATATCGGGCCTCGAGCCTAAGAGATTATTGTCCCATGTCCTCCTGACACTCTTCAACAGTACCTCAGGCTTCTCCCTCGCTCTGATATCGTCCTTAGCGTTGGGCGTGGTCTCCCATAGGTCCCACCTGGTCAGGGGGTTCACGGGTGGTATATGCTCGGTCTTCAACAGCACCTCGGCTCTGATATGGTCCCTCGTCCTAGTATCGACCGTAGGGGTCCTGAGCCCCTTATCCCCCATCCTGGTGGTGGCCGCGGTCACCTTTCCCCAGCTGCTCTCCACAGTCACCACTGCCCTGGACTCCGTCGATAGGCAGCTCCTGGAGGTGGTTAGATCGCTAGGGGGAAGCCCTATTGACGAGTACTTCGATATCATAATACCTAGCTCGCTGCCCGCACTTATCTCGAGCTCTAGAATCGCAGTAGGATTGGGTTTGAGGATAAGCGTCGTTGCGGAAGCTTTCGGTTCTAGCGGAGGTATAGGGTATATGATAATGAGGTCCTACAATCTGGCGGACATCAGGGGTGTTCTGGCATGGTCGCTCCTCCTCATAATCCTGGTGATCACGGTAGATTACGTGATACTGAGATCCATTGAGAAGAGGTCGATGAGATGGTCGAGGTGA
- a CDS encoding ABC transporter substrate-binding protein, whose protein sequence is MRRAVALLLSLILIVLIASLAFTLLPKRYGSRKILVGTIQGGISTLDLMEGKVDWIDVMRFDKSLDLAQALGKGEVDVAVITSEMYAKFALKDESLKVIAADMLQNQAIIGVKELNELRGKKLGATTASGTYAMFLSYIKLAGLSLDDIRVVDAPPLQLAQAFERGDIDAILCWEPLVSRLIAKGHEHVDFSDLSRKYVGRDAVMLVWVAREEVLSRPELRELMNLRKDAAARWDRDASQVLKRLYGLSDEEVNVLLSRVKVLRGDLRDYEDGIVVSWRLALMGGYIEGDESSIELLRMRAFWEG, encoded by the coding sequence TTGAGAAGGGCAGTCGCCCTCCTGCTATCCCTGATCTTGATCGTTTTAATCGCCTCTTTAGCATTCACACTGCTTCCTAAGAGATACGGAAGCAGGAAGATATTAGTGGGCACGATCCAGGGAGGGATAAGCACACTGGATCTCATGGAGGGGAAGGTCGATTGGATCGACGTGATGAGGTTCGATAAATCCCTCGATCTGGCGCAGGCATTAGGTAAAGGGGAAGTCGATGTCGCCGTAATAACATCAGAGATGTACGCTAAATTCGCCCTTAAGGATGAAAGTTTAAAGGTAATAGCCGCTGATATGCTTCAAAATCAAGCGATAATAGGGGTTAAGGAGTTGAATGAGTTAAGGGGGAAGAAACTGGGGGCTACGACAGCTAGTGGGACATATGCTATGTTCTTATCCTACATTAAGCTTGCAGGTTTGAGTTTAGATGACATTAGGGTTGTGGATGCTCCTCCGCTCCAATTAGCTCAAGCCTTCGAAAGGGGGGACATCGATGCCATTCTCTGCTGGGAGCCCCTGGTGTCCAGATTGATCGCCAAGGGTCATGAGCATGTGGACTTCAGCGACCTATCGAGGAAATACGTCGGAAGGGATGCTGTGATGCTCGTCTGGGTAGCCAGGGAGGAGGTCCTATCGAGACCGGAGCTCCGTGAGCTGATGAACCTCAGGAAAGATGCTGCCGCTAGATGGGACCGAGATGCCTCTCAGGTCCTCAAGAGGCTTTACGGTCTCAGTGATGAGGAGGTCAATGTCCTTTTGAGCAGGGTGAAGGTGCTCAGAGGGGATTTGAGGGACTACGAGGATGGGATAGTGGTCTCCTGGAGGCTCGCTCTTATGGGAGGCTACATTGAGGGGGATGAGAGTTCCATCGAGTTGCTCAGGATGAGGGCCTTCTGGGAGGGTTGA